One genomic segment of Ricinus communis isolate WT05 ecotype wild-type chromosome 5, ASM1957865v1, whole genome shotgun sequence includes these proteins:
- the LOC8276913 gene encoding G-type lectin S-receptor-like serine/threonine-protein kinase SD2-5: MTTSFCTNSLVLYFLGLLYFVNLSNAETFDYPSANLSTSWRNSPSLPHSIEFTDGSTVRAILLRGTFGPRFACGFFCNGTCDSYLFAIFIVQTNSASYITSPAIGFPQVVWSANRNNPVRINATLQFTSGGDLILKDVDGTIAWSTNTADKSVAGLNLTDMGNLVLFDDKDRVVWQSFDHPTDSLVPGQKLVSGKKLIPSVSATNWTQLSLLLISVTDEGMFASVESNPPQVYEELQVYGKKTNREPTYVTLRNGSFALFANSSEPSEPDMFVNVPQASSTQYARFFADGHLRVYEWGTNGWTVVADLLSSPGYECFYPTVCGNYGICSDRQCSCPSTAYFKQITDRQPNLGCSAIIPLSCGASKNHSFLELKDTTYSSFQTDLENVDSESCKMACSKNCSCKAAIFQYGSDSASGFCYMPNEIFSLINNDKEKTHFNSTVYLKVQDVPVVQNAPTTEALLPQRKKKSRTATILWSSLGSLSGLLLVIGILASLAWKKSDNDGYEEDFLDQVPGMPTRFSYEDLKSLTENFSKMLGEGGFGSVFEGTLINGTKIAVKRLNGLGQVKKSFLAEVESIGSIHHMNLVRLLGFCADKSHRLLVYEFMSRGSLEKWIFHQSLEFVLDWRQRKKIILDIAKGLAYLHEDCTQKIIHLDIKPQNILLDQKFSAKISDFGLSKLMDRDQSKVVTAMRGTPGYLAPEWLSSIITEKADIYSFGVVMLEMLCGRRNVDHSQPEEQMHLLTLFEKAAQEDKLKDLVDNFCEDMQLHMAEIVNMMKVAAWCLQKDYAKRPSMSVVVKVLEGVTEVEHNLDYNISNPTSITAVATNSTQMFPSVLSGPR; encoded by the coding sequence ATGACCACTAGTTTCTGCACTAATTCTTTAGTCCTCTACTTTCTTGGTTTGCTTTACTTTGTTAACTTATCAAATGCTGAAACTTTTGATTACCCATCTGCAAATCTCTCTACCTCATGGAGAAATAGTCCCTCTCTTCCACATTCTATAGAATTCACAGATGGATCGACTGTGAGAGCCATCCTTCTCAGAGGAACCTTTGGTCCAAGGTTCGCTTGCGGTTTCTTCTGCAATGGAACTTGCGACTCTTATCTCTTTGCCATCTTTATTGTTCAAACCAATAGTGCTTCATATATAACCTCTCCTGCTATTGGTTTCCCTCAAGTAGTTTGGTCAGCTAACAGAAATAATCCTGTTCGCATCAATGCGACCTTGCAGTTCACATCAGGTGGAGATTTGATCTTGAAAGATGTTGATGGAACTATAGCTTGGTCTACGAATACTGCGGACAAGTCTGTTGCAGGCTTAAACTTGACTGATATGGGAAATCTTGTGCTTTTTGATGATAAAGATAGAGTAGTTTGGCAATCTTTTGATCACCCAACTGACTCTTTGGTTCCTGGACAAAAGCTGGTATCAGGAAAGAAACTTATCCCTAGTGTTTCTGCAACAAATTGGACTCAATTGAGTTTGCTTTTGATCTCCGTTACTGATGAAGGCATGTTTGCTTCAGTAGAGTCTAATCCACCACAGGTGTATGAAGAACTTCAAGTTTATGGCAAAAAGACTAATAGAGAACCAACCTATGTCACTCTTCGAAATGGAAGCTTTGCATTGTTTGCAAATTCTTCTGAGCCAAGTGAGCCAGATATGTTCGTGAACGTTCCTCAGGCCTCATCAACACAATATGCAAGATTTTTTGCTGATGGGCATTTGAGAGTTTACGAGTGGGGAACAAATGGGTGGACAGTAGTAGCAGATCTGCTTTCATCTCCAGGGTATGAATGTTTCTACCCTACAGTTTGTGGGAATTATGGCATTTGCTCAGATAGACAGTGCAGTTGTCCTTCGACGGCCTATTTCAAGCAGATAACTGATAGACAGCCTAATCTTGGGTGTTCTGCGATTATCCCCTTGTCTTGCGGAGCTTCAAAAAATCATAGTTTCTTAGAGCTCAAAGATACAACCTATTCCTCCTTTCAGACAGACCTTGAAAATGTGGATTCAGAGAGTTGCAAGATGGCTTGTTCAAAGAATTGCTCGTGCAAAGCTGCAATTTTTCAATATGGTTCTGATTCTGCCAGTGGTTTTTGCTACATGCCAAATGAGATATTTTCATTGATAAACAATGATAAGGAGAAAACTCATTTCAACTCTACTGTATACTTAAAGGTGCAAGATGTTCCAGTTGTGCAAAACGCCCCAACTACAGAAGCTTTACTTCCTCagcgaaaaaagaaaagccgTACAGCAACTATATTATGGTCCAGCCTTGGATCTTTGTCAGGTTTGCTTCTTGTGATTGGAATTCTAGCGTCATTAGCATGGAAGAAAAGCGATAATGATGGATATGAGGAAGATTTTTTGGACCAAGTACCAGGAATGCCTACAAGATTTTCATATGAAGATTTAAAATCCTTGACAGAGAACTTCTCCAAGATGCTTGGTGAGGGAGGATTTGGCTCAGTTTTTGAGGGGACTCTAATTAATGGAACCAAGATAGCGGTGAAGCGTCTCAATGGTTTAGGCCAAGTTAAGAAATCATTTTTGGCTGAGGTTGAGTCTATTGGCAGCATCCACCATATGAATTTGGTAAGATTGCTCGGATTTTGTGCTGATAAATCACATAGGCTTcttgtttatgaatttatgtCTCGTGGGTCTTTGGAGAAATGGATCTTCCATCAAAGCCTTGAGTTTGTTCTTGATTGGAGGCAGAGAAAGAAGATTATCCTTGATATTGCAAAAGGACTCGCATATCTCCATGAAGATTGTACACAAAAGATCATTCACTTAGATATCAAACCCCAAAACATTCTTTTAGACCAGAAGTTTAGCGCGAAGATCTCTGATTTCGGATTGTCTAAACTGATGGATCGAGATCAAAGCAAAGTTGTGACAGCCATGAGAGGAACTCCTGGATATTTGGCTCCGGAATGGTTAAGCTCAATAATCACAGAAAAAGCAGATATCTACAGCTTTGGAGTTGTTATGCTGGAAATGTTATGCGGAAGGCGAAATGTTGATCACTCTCAGCCAGAAGAACAGATGCATTTACTAACCCTTTTCGAGAAGGCGGCCCAAGAGGATAAACTGAAGGATCTAGTTGATAATTTCTGCGAAGACATGCAATTACATATGGCAGAAATAGTGAATATGATGAAGGTTGCAGCATGGTGTCTGCAGAAGGATTATGCAAAGAGGCCTTCTATGTCAGTGGTGGTTAAAGTCTTGGAAGGTGTTACAGAAGTTGAACATAACCTAGACTACAACATATCCAATCCGACATCGATAACAGCAGTGGCAACAAATAGTACTCAAATGTTTCCATCTGTTCTATCTGGACCAAGATAA
- the LOC8276914 gene encoding pentatricopeptide repeat-containing protein At2g26790, mitochondrial: protein MWVSLNRSVFNLNTKGITRNFHSKPKSFSTSIANFINTATTTTDSDHDQPQQFHHQQRQQQLQLDSFKVVDILYNLKNQPISALSFFNQLKDSGFKHDISTYAAIIRILCYWGLHKQLRSIFLDIIYVSCNDNDTPFEISHFLDTLSDGFVDVDSKKQSLFMSKVYDALVKAYVSVGMFDDAIDVLFQMGRRRFVPHIFICNFLMNSLIKNSKLDMALAVYKQLKRLGLSPNDYTYAIVIKALCINGSLEEAMYVIKEMEESGITPTGFAYTAYIEGLCVNEMSDLGYQVLQAWKGANIPLDMYAYTVAVRGFCNELKFDKAESVLRDMEKEGMVPDMHCYTALICRFCKAGNLLKAYAFLNEMMSKGVKVNCVIVGSILHCLCELGMHSEVVDQFNQFKSLGLFLDGVSYNNVVDALCKLGKLEEAITLLDEMKMKQINMDVMHYTTLINGYCCQGNVVDAFKVFEEMRENGIEIDVVTYDVLVSGFCRNGLATEALNLLDYMQTQKLKPNSITYNVVVESLCMGGKVKEAEAVFNSIEDKSLDNYFAMINGYCKANHTAGAAKLFFRLSVKGHVKRSCCYNLLKNLCEEGDNDGILMLLETMLNLNVEPSKFIYGKLFTSLCRAGGAAGMRKAQSVFDMLLKRGWTPDLIAYTIMITSYCRMNCLKEAVDLFHDMKQRGIKPDLVTFTVLLDGHHKAHIKKVYSAANAKGGNEDIFDALAIWTEMKDTEIKPDVIFYTVLIDGYCKVDSLHDAIGVFDEMIERGLEPDIITYTALLSGCCQRGDVDRAVNLLDQMSLKGISPDTRTMSALLHGILKTRQVNFRKKELE, encoded by the coding sequence ATGTGGGTTTCATTAAACAGGtcagtttttaatttaaacacaaaaGGCATTACAAGAAATTTTCACTCAAAACCCAAATCTTTCTCAACCTCAATTGCCAATTTTATCAACACCGCCACCACCACTACTGACAGTGACCATGATCAACCTCAACAATTTCATCATCAACAACGACAACAACAACTCCAATTAGATTCTTTCAAGGTTGTTGATATCCTATACAACCTTAAGAACCAACCTATTTCTgctttatctttctttaacCAACTTAAAGACTCTGGATTTAAGCATGATATCTCCACTTATGCTGCCATTATTAGAATCCTCTGTTATTGGGGTCTCCACAAGCAACTCCGTTCTATTTTCTTggatattatttatgtttcatGCAATGATAATGATACTCCTTTTGAGATTTCACATTTTCTTGATACTCTTAGTGATGGGTTTGTTGATGTTGACTCAAAGAAACAGTCTTTATTTATGTCTAAAGTATATGATGCTTTGGTTAAGGCATATGTTAGTGTTGGCATGTTTGATGATGCTATTGATGTTTTGTTTCAAATGGGTAGGCGTAGATTTGTGcctcatatatttatttgtaattttcttatGAATAGCTTGATTAAGAATAGTAAATTGGATATGGCTCTAGCTGTTTACAAACAGTTGAAGAGGTTGGGACTGAGTCCTAATGATTACACTTATGCTATTGTGATAAAGGCACTTTGTATAAATGGTAGTTTAGAAGAAGCTATGTATGTCATTAAGGAAATGGAGGAAAGTGGTATCACTCCTACTGGTTTTGCTTATACAGCTTATATAGAAGGGCTTTGTGTGAATGAGATGTCGGATTTGGGATATCAGGTGCTTCAAGCATGGAAAGGGGCCAACATTCCTCTAGATATGTATGCTTATACAGTTGCAGTTCGTGGATTTTGCAACGAGTTGAAGTTTGATAAAGCAGAAAGTGTCTTGCGTGATATGGAAAAAGAAGGGATGGTTCCTGATATGCATTGCTATACTGCATTAATTTGCAGATTCTGCAAGGCTGGGAATTTGCTAAAAGCATATGCTTTCCTGAACGAGATGATGTCAAAAGGTGTAAAAGTAAATTGTGTAATTGTTGGCTCAATTCTTCACTGCTTATGTGAATTGGGCATGCACTCCGAAGTGGTAGATCAGTTTAATCAATTTAAGAGCTTAGGTTTATTTCTAGATGGAGTTTCTTACAACAATGTAGTTGATGCTTTGTGCAAACTAGGTAAACTTGAAGAAGCTATAACGTTGCTAGATGAaatgaagatgaagcaaatTAATATGGATGTTATGCATTATACGACTCTAATTAATGGGTATTGTTGCCAAGGAAACGTGGTTGATGCCTTCAAGGTATTTGAAGAAATGAGAGAAAATGGTATTGAAATAGATGTTGTTACTTATGATGTACTTGTTAGTGGATTCTGTAGAAATGGCCTTGCAACTGAGGCACTTAACCTCTTGGATTATATGCAGACACAGAAGCTAAAACCTAATTCCATTACATACAATGTGGTAGTTGAAAGTTTATGTATGGGTGGCAAAGTTAAAGAAGCTGAAGCAGTTTTCAATAGCATAGAGGATAAGAgtttagataattattttgcCATGATTAATGGATACTGTAAAGCCAACCATACTGCAGGGGCTGCTAAACTTTTCTTCAGACTTTCAGTAAAGGGACATGTGAAGAGAAGTTGCTGCTATAATCTTCTGAAAAATCTGTGTGAGGAAGGTGATAATGATGGAATTCTCATGTTGCTAGAGACGATGTTGAATTTGAATGTGGAGCCTAGCAAGTTTATATATGGTAAACTCTTCACTTCTTTATGCCGTGCAGGAGGTGCAGCAGGTATGAGAAAGGCACAATCAGTTTTTGACATGTTATTAAAGAGAGGGTGGACTCCTGATCTCATTGCCTATACAATAATGATAACCAGTTACTGCAGGATGAATTGCTTGAAAGAAGCAGTTGATCTTTTCCATGATATGAAACAAAGAGGAATTAAACCTGACTTAGTTACTTTTACTGTTTTGCTTGATGGCCATCACAAGGCACATATTAAAAAGGTATATTCTGCAGCCAATGCAAAGGGAGGCAATGAAGACATATTTGATGCTTTAGCTATTTGGACAGAAATGAAGGATACGGAAATCAAACCGGATGTCATATTTTATACTGTTTTGATTGATGGATATTGCAAGGTGGATAGCCTTCATGATGCCATAGGCGTGTTTGATGAAATGATAGAGAGAGGACTAGAACCTGACATTATAACATACACGGCTCTTTTGTCTGGGTGTTGTCAGAGGGGAGATGTGGATAGAGCTGTGAACCTTCTTGATCAAATGTCACTCAAAGGGATATCACCTGATACACGCACCATGTCTGCTTTACTCCATGGTATTTTGAAAACCAGGCAGGTGAATTTTCGGAAGAAAGAACTCGAGTAA